From one Desmospora activa DSM 45169 genomic stretch:
- the clpP gene encoding ATP-dependent Clp endopeptidase proteolytic subunit ClpP: MNLIPYVVEQTNRGERSYDIYSRLLKDRIIFLGSEINDVVANTIVAQLLFLQTEDPNKDIQLYINSPGGSISAGFAIYDTMQHVKCDIQTICIGMAASMGAFLLSSGTKGKRLALPNSEVMIHQPLGGAQGQATDIEISAKRILRMRDRLNQLLSDQTGQPLKKIQQDTDRDHFMTAEQAKDYGLIDNIVLHQGK; encoded by the coding sequence ATGAATTTAATTCCCTATGTGGTTGAACAGACCAATCGCGGTGAACGTTCCTATGACATCTATTCCCGTTTGTTAAAAGATCGTATTATTTTCCTCGGCAGTGAGATCAATGATGTCGTTGCCAACACCATCGTCGCTCAACTTCTATTTTTGCAAACGGAAGACCCCAATAAAGACATTCAGCTGTATATCAACTCTCCCGGCGGTTCCATCTCAGCCGGATTCGCCATCTATGATACGATGCAACACGTCAAGTGTGACATCCAGACGATCTGCATCGGAATGGCCGCTTCCATGGGTGCCTTTCTCCTCTCTTCCGGCACAAAGGGAAAACGGCTAGCCTTGCCCAACAGCGAAGTTATGATCCATCAACCCTTAGGTGGAGCACAGGGACAAGCGACCGACATCGAAATCAGTGCCAAACGAATTCTGCGTATGCGGGACCGTTTAAACCAACTGCTGTCGGACCAGACTGGTCAGCCGCTGAAAAAAATTCAACAGGACACGGATCGCGACCATTTTATGACCGCGGAACAAGCGAAGGATTACGGTTTAATCGACAATATCGTGCTCCATCAAGGAAAGTGA
- a CDS encoding cation:proton antiporter: protein MQLDMPFILGAGLILCALFILGYVGSKLRLPGIVLYLLLGIALAGMLAGNKELALAGEIGIILLFFVLGMEFPMQRLANIAIKVWPAGLLDLFLNCGITIVIVYLMGMDLISSLLLGGVVYATSSSITAKLLEGMKRFANDDSEFMLALLIFEDIVAPILIVILVGMMTTGGLSGGDFGYLFLKVGLLFVVAILLGRFLFSRLGGFVERYIGQDFFILLMVGISLAYGGLALYLDLSEVLGAFLAGIMLAETRKTEELEHMMIPIRDLFLPLFFVYFGSKLDIFEGIPMVGLLVVLLLWSIIGKILTGVIGGKLYGLTTRQSVRAGLSFTQRGEFSIIIAALATGSLQLFSGMFILFSAVVGMVLFLTAPRITKALFGKKKKMART from the coding sequence TTGCAATTGGACATGCCTTTTATATTGGGAGCGGGATTGATTTTATGCGCCTTGTTTATCCTGGGCTATGTAGGGTCAAAGCTGAGGCTTCCCGGGATCGTACTCTATCTGCTGTTGGGTATTGCACTGGCCGGTATGCTTGCAGGGAATAAAGAGTTGGCGCTGGCCGGTGAGATTGGTATTATTCTTCTCTTTTTTGTTTTAGGGATGGAATTCCCGATGCAGCGATTGGCCAATATTGCGATCAAAGTATGGCCAGCGGGATTATTGGATCTTTTCCTAAACTGTGGTATTACGATTGTGATCGTCTATCTGATGGGCATGGATTTGATCTCGTCGCTGCTTCTTGGCGGTGTCGTCTATGCCACCAGTTCCTCCATCACCGCTAAACTGTTGGAGGGAATGAAGCGGTTTGCCAACGATGATTCGGAGTTTATGTTGGCGCTGCTGATTTTTGAAGATATTGTCGCTCCCATTTTAATCGTCATCTTGGTAGGGATGATGACAACCGGCGGTTTGAGCGGTGGTGATTTTGGATATTTATTCCTTAAGGTGGGCTTGTTGTTTGTAGTGGCGATTCTACTGGGGCGGTTTTTGTTTTCCCGTTTGGGAGGCTTTGTGGAACGGTATATCGGCCAAGATTTCTTCATCTTGTTGATGGTGGGGATCTCCTTGGCTTATGGCGGTCTGGCCTTGTATTTGGACCTGTCCGAAGTACTCGGGGCATTTTTGGCGGGAATCATGTTGGCGGAAACACGCAAAACAGAGGAATTGGAGCATATGATGATTCCAATCCGGGATTTGTTTTTACCGCTATTCTTCGTGTATTTTGGATCAAAGCTGGATATTTTTGAAGGCATTCCAATGGTAGGGCTGTTAGTGGTGCTGTTGTTGTGGTCCATTATCGGCAAAATCTTAACAGGGGTGATCGGGGGAAAGCTATATGGCTTAACCACCCGTCAATCGGTACGCGCAGGTCTCTCTTTTACCCAACGGGGTGAGTTTTCGATTATTATCGCCGCCTTGGCTACTGGTTCGCTGCAACTGTTTAGCGGGATGTTTATTCTGTTTTCTGCTGTGGTAGGGATGGTGCTGTTTCTGACTGCTCCACGCATTACCAAGGCTTTATTTGGCAAAAAGAAAAAAATGGCCCGAACTTGA
- a CDS encoding cation:proton antiporter regulatory subunit, with product MDIRVGDLPGIGKKVSFITAEDQKIVLVIHHTGKRELYFFADLDEEDPEFTMDLTGEETRQLGAQLLGAAYQTVDMDRMKLFRKKMVLEWVTLSPVSPFSGKTIAEGQIRKRTGVTILGIIRGEDTIVSPPADTELRAGDTLMVAGANEQVVSFEAFCRGEEE from the coding sequence TTGGATATCAGAGTGGGTGATTTGCCGGGAATCGGCAAAAAAGTCTCTTTTATCACTGCCGAGGATCAAAAAATCGTGCTTGTGATTCATCACACCGGTAAGCGTGAACTGTATTTCTTTGCGGATTTGGATGAAGAAGATCCAGAGTTCACCATGGACTTAACGGGAGAAGAGACACGCCAATTGGGCGCCCAACTGTTGGGAGCTGCTTACCAGACGGTGGATATGGATCGGATGAAACTGTTCCGCAAAAAAATGGTGCTGGAATGGGTGACACTGTCGCCGGTGTCTCCCTTTAGTGGGAAAACAATTGCCGAGGGGCAAATTCGCAAACGGACAGGTGTAACGATCTTAGGCATCATCCGCGGAGAGGATACCATTGTCAGCCCACCAGCAGATACCGAGCTTCGTGCCGGAGATACGCTGATGGTGGCGGGTGCCAACGAACAAGTGGTTTCCTTTGAGGCTTTCTGCCGCGGAGAGGAGGAATAA
- a CDS encoding HPr family phosphocarrier protein translates to MAEKQVTVNLKAGLHARPAALFVQEANKFSAEVFVSKENKKVNAKSIMGIMSLAVAKGTEIVISAEGDDAANAVEALAAIVSKEEV, encoded by the coding sequence ATGGCAGAAAAACAGGTGACGGTCAATTTGAAAGCGGGTTTGCATGCGCGCCCCGCTGCTTTGTTTGTGCAGGAAGCCAATAAATTCTCCGCAGAAGTTTTTGTTAGCAAAGAGAATAAAAAAGTGAATGCCAAAAGCATTATGGGAATCATGAGTTTGGCCGTTGCCAAAGGAACAGAAATCGTCATCTCCGCTGAAGGCGATGATGCGGCCAATGCGGTAGAAGCCTTGGCGGCGATCGTTTCCAAAGAAGAAGTATAA
- the whiA gene encoding DNA-binding protein WhiA encodes MSFASTTKQELTRIETEPCCQRAELSALVRMNGSIQLGNGDFRLDVATENNAIARRTYSLVKQLYGLQPEVLVRKKVRLKKNNTYVVRIVVDADRILQDLSILEKGMKRVDGIHPSLLEKECCRRSYLRGAFLASGSVNNPDSASYHLEIVSTYQDHSQALCDLMNRYHLHAKWLERKKGFVVYLKEGDKIGEFLNIIGAHQSLFQFEDVRIMKDMRNSVNRLVNCETANLNKTIQAAMRQVENIRLIEREIGLEQLPNRLREVAEARLRYPDVSLTELGQLLPTKKVGKSAINHRLRKLDEMASKLKANTC; translated from the coding sequence ATGTCCTTTGCTTCCACTACCAAACAAGAATTAACCCGTATTGAGACGGAGCCGTGTTGCCAACGGGCCGAATTGTCGGCATTGGTTCGCATGAACGGTTCGATTCAATTGGGGAACGGAGACTTTCGCTTAGACGTCGCGACCGAAAACAACGCGATCGCCCGTCGTACCTACAGCCTGGTCAAACAATTATATGGCCTGCAACCGGAAGTCTTGGTCCGCAAAAAAGTGAGGCTAAAAAAGAATAATACTTATGTGGTGCGGATTGTGGTGGATGCCGACCGGATTTTACAAGACTTATCCATTTTAGAAAAAGGGATGAAACGGGTCGACGGGATTCATCCTTCGCTCCTGGAAAAAGAATGCTGCCGTCGTTCCTACTTGCGCGGTGCTTTTCTAGCCAGCGGCTCCGTCAATAATCCCGATAGTGCATCTTATCACTTGGAGATTGTCTCTACTTATCAAGATCATAGCCAGGCGCTGTGCGACTTGATGAACCGCTACCACCTCCATGCCAAATGGCTCGAGCGTAAAAAGGGATTTGTCGTCTATCTGAAAGAGGGAGACAAAATCGGCGAATTCCTCAATATTATCGGAGCCCATCAATCGCTGTTTCAGTTCGAAGACGTGCGCATTATGAAGGATATGCGCAATTCGGTTAATCGTCTGGTCAATTGTGAAACCGCCAATTTAAATAAAACGATCCAGGCGGCGATGCGGCAAGTGGAAAATATCCGCTTGATTGAGCGGGAAATCGGATTGGAGCAATTGCCGAACCGGTTACGGGAAGTGGCGGAAGCGCGACTGCGGTATCCCGATGTTTCCCTGACAGAGCTGGGGCAGCTTCTTCCAACCAAAAAAGTGGGAAAGTCGGCTATTAACCACCGGCTGCGCAAACTGGATGAGATGGCGTCCAAGCTGAAAGCCAACACATGTTAA
- a CDS encoding gluconeogenesis factor YvcK family protein, whose translation MEKREPTDGPNPRIVVIGGGTGLAVMLRGLKRLPVSITAIVTVADDGGSSGRLRTDMGMPPPGDIRNVLVALADTEPMLEKVLQYRFRNGNGLAGHNLGNLFLAAMQDITGDFTHAIQEASRVLAVRGRVLPSTDQEVTLGAEMTDGTCVQGESRIPLAGKQIRRVFLEPEDVRPIPEALVAIQEADVVVIGPGSLYTSILPNLLVQGLAEAIRESQAKTVYICNVMTQPGETDGYTAFDHLEAIHRHIGDRLIDTIILNNETPPAAILRQYAEEGAAMVQPDIERLQAVGCRVWAENLLQYHGVIRHNANRLSKLILELTR comes from the coding sequence ATGGAAAAAAGAGAACCGACTGACGGTCCGAATCCTCGGATCGTCGTCATAGGGGGAGGCACTGGCCTAGCTGTGATGTTGCGGGGGTTAAAGCGATTGCCTGTCTCCATCACGGCGATTGTGACCGTTGCCGACGATGGGGGTAGCTCCGGCAGACTTCGCACCGATATGGGAATGCCGCCTCCAGGCGATATCCGCAATGTATTGGTCGCTTTGGCCGATACGGAACCCATGTTGGAAAAAGTATTGCAATACCGTTTTCGAAACGGGAACGGATTAGCTGGACACAATTTAGGGAATTTGTTTCTGGCGGCGATGCAGGATATTACAGGAGATTTTACCCATGCTATTCAAGAGGCAAGCCGGGTGTTGGCGGTGCGGGGGCGTGTTCTTCCCTCGACGGATCAAGAAGTGACGTTAGGGGCGGAGATGACGGACGGGACGTGTGTGCAAGGGGAATCCCGCATTCCACTTGCCGGTAAGCAGATCCGGCGCGTCTTTTTGGAACCGGAAGATGTACGTCCCATACCGGAGGCATTGGTGGCCATCCAAGAAGCGGATGTCGTCGTCATCGGTCCCGGTAGCCTGTACACCAGCATTTTACCCAATCTGTTGGTGCAGGGATTGGCTGAGGCTATTCGGGAGTCACAAGCGAAAACCGTCTATATCTGCAATGTGATGACGCAACCAGGAGAAACGGACGGATATACGGCTTTTGATCATTTGGAGGCGATTCATCGCCATATAGGGGATCGCCTAATCGATACCATTATCCTAAACAATGAAACCCCGCCTGCCGCCATTCTGCGACAATACGCAGAAGAAGGGGCTGCGATGGTGCAACCGGATATCGAGCGTCTGCAAGCCGTCGGTTGCCGTGTCTGGGCAGAAAACCTGCTTCAATATCACGGGGTGATTCGGCATAACGCCAATCGACTCAGCAAGTTGATCCTGGAACTGACGCGTTAA
- the rapZ gene encoding RNase adapter RapZ: MSELAAEKECQIELVVITGMSGAGKSVAMQSLEDMGFFCIDNLPPVLLSKLTDLLEQSGGKVSRVALVIDLRGREFFSSLVESLDTLEKRHGIHYQILFLDAEDQVLVRRYKETRRRHPLSPDGTPLDGIRAERKLLDEMKGRAHQIIDTSNLKPGQLKERIVARFNQTESDRLAITFLSFGFKYGVPIDADLIFDVRFLPNPHYVDSLRPLTGRDTDVYDYVMKWEETKRFLQHLTEMLSFLFPHYHREGKTSLVVGIGCTGGQHRSVAIAETLNRTFHEQEKVRVAHRDIEKNG, from the coding sequence GTGAGCGAATTGGCTGCAGAAAAAGAATGTCAGATTGAATTAGTCGTTATAACAGGCATGTCGGGAGCGGGTAAAAGTGTCGCGATGCAGAGTCTGGAGGACATGGGCTTTTTCTGTATTGACAATCTGCCGCCTGTGCTCCTGTCTAAGCTGACCGACCTATTGGAACAGTCCGGGGGGAAAGTGAGCCGGGTTGCTCTGGTGATCGATTTAAGAGGTCGGGAATTTTTCTCATCTTTGGTGGAATCCTTGGATACATTGGAAAAACGTCATGGTATCCATTATCAGATCTTGTTCTTGGATGCTGAGGATCAAGTGCTGGTACGTCGTTACAAGGAAACGCGGCGACGTCACCCCCTTTCCCCGGATGGAACGCCCCTTGACGGGATTCGAGCGGAGAGAAAGCTGCTCGATGAGATGAAAGGGAGAGCACACCAGATTATCGATACGAGTAACTTAAAGCCGGGGCAATTAAAAGAGAGGATTGTCGCCCGGTTTAACCAGACGGAATCGGATCGACTTGCTATCACCTTTTTATCGTTTGGCTTCAAGTACGGTGTTCCCATCGATGCTGATCTTATCTTTGATGTCCGCTTTCTGCCAAATCCGCATTATGTAGATTCGTTAAGACCGTTGACGGGTCGGGATACTGATGTATACGATTATGTGATGAAATGGGAGGAAACCAAGCGGTTTCTCCAACATCTGACGGAGATGCTCTCTTTCCTCTTTCCCCACTATCACCGGGAAGGCAAGACTAGTTTAGTGGTTGGCATCGGTTGTACCGGTGGTCAACATCGTTCCGTCGCAATTGCTGAAACCCTCAACCGGACTTTCCACGAGCAGGAAAAAGTGCGTGTGGCGCACCGGGACATCGAGAAGAACGGTTGA
- a CDS encoding ROK family glucokinase encodes MDKCYIGIDLGGTSMKLGIVDENGKLLDKLEKPTRGEEGAETGLARMAEHARELAEMSGQPWSRVAGLGIGLPGFLDIERGEIIRLTNIPWERVPVRTVLEAKLGVPVVIDNDANVAALGEAWSGAGTGIGDIVCITLGTGVGGGVIVDGRLVHGVSGMAGEIGHICMEENGALCGCGKRGCVETIASATGMMRLVKEGLAAGRQSLLHQPAQQGELNTRTLFAAAEQQDVLALEVIDRATDALGRLMAILSVVNNPAAFIVGGGVSRAGERLFTPLRQSYAQHALAAAARGVQILPAQLGNDAGMIGAAALTVRREH; translated from the coding sequence ATGGACAAATGTTATATTGGCATCGATCTCGGCGGCACTAGTATGAAGCTGGGGATTGTAGATGAAAACGGGAAACTGCTCGATAAGCTGGAAAAACCAACGCGGGGTGAGGAAGGCGCCGAAACCGGTTTGGCCCGCATGGCTGAGCATGCGCGGGAACTGGCGGAAATGAGCGGGCAACCCTGGTCTCGTGTGGCGGGATTGGGAATTGGGTTGCCTGGCTTTTTGGACATTGAGCGCGGTGAGATTATTCGTTTAACCAATATTCCCTGGGAACGGGTTCCCGTCCGTACTGTTTTGGAAGCGAAATTGGGGGTTCCGGTGGTTATTGACAATGATGCCAATGTGGCTGCGCTGGGTGAAGCCTGGAGCGGGGCGGGAACCGGGATCGGTGACATTGTCTGTATCACATTGGGAACCGGTGTCGGCGGTGGAGTTATCGTCGATGGTCGCCTGGTTCACGGGGTATCCGGGATGGCCGGTGAGATTGGCCACATCTGTATGGAAGAGAACGGTGCACTGTGTGGCTGTGGAAAACGGGGCTGTGTGGAGACGATCGCTTCGGCCACTGGTATGATGCGCCTGGTGAAGGAAGGATTGGCTGCGGGTCGGCAGTCGCTCCTCCACCAGCCGGCCCAGCAGGGCGAGCTAAACACACGGACGCTTTTTGCCGCAGCTGAACAACAGGATGTGTTGGCGTTGGAGGTAATCGATCGGGCCACCGATGCACTGGGACGGTTGATGGCGATTCTGTCCGTGGTGAATAACCCAGCCGCTTTTATTGTGGGTGGCGGTGTCTCGCGGGCGGGTGAGCGACTGTTTACACCATTGCGCCAATCCTATGCCCAGCATGCGCTGGCTGCCGCTGCCCGCGGCGTACAAATTTTACCCGCGCAACTGGGCAACGATGCGGGAATGATCGGTGCAGCCGCTCTAACAGTCAGACGGGAGCATTAA
- a CDS encoding CBS domain-containing protein: MSQSISQLFSMEIASLVIPGDQVVTVNPDWSLERALIVLTRRGYASVPVIDDAGRVEGVISKTNILDLMLKKEDFQLGKLSERSVRDAMNQNHSGILANSVFSFAYEVLIDRPYIPIIDEDNRFVGILTRKVMMEKVIELFQQEFIEIMVERS, translated from the coding sequence ATGTCACAATCGATTTCACAACTGTTCTCCATGGAAATCGCCTCCTTGGTGATCCCAGGGGATCAAGTCGTGACGGTGAATCCGGATTGGTCCTTGGAGCGTGCGTTGATTGTATTGACACGACGTGGTTACGCCTCCGTTCCGGTGATTGATGACGCCGGACGGGTCGAGGGTGTGATCAGTAAAACGAACATTTTGGATTTAATGCTGAAAAAAGAAGATTTTCAGCTTGGAAAACTGTCAGAGCGCTCTGTCAGAGATGCGATGAATCAAAATCATTCCGGTATTTTGGCAAACTCCGTCTTTTCCTTTGCCTATGAAGTGTTGATCGACCGCCCCTACATTCCGATTATCGATGAGGATAACCGATTTGTAGGGATTTTAACGCGCAAGGTGATGATGGAAAAAGTGATTGAGCTTTTCCAACAGGAGTTTATTGAGATCATGGTTGAGCGATCATGA
- a CDS encoding tetratricopeptide repeat protein: protein MKRMQADNRKQEQGHKVIRLRMDAGFFFERAVRSLDRHRYDKALKYFRLAAEKEPDNPVNQCNLAGILSEMGRFEESNEVLERILQEVDSHLHECYFYMANNYANMDDFEKAEEHCLRYLEEEPEGEFSQEAEEMLEMLAFELGRQPRRPRVQPRNRLLRKHEEARECMEAGHFLRATRILEKLVEEAPDFLAAMNNLALSYYYTGELDRAMKTIHQVLQKDSHNLHALCNLAVLSQYQGQVEQRDRLVGMLKKWAPFHLEQMMKLATTMGVLGEHQEAYRLFRHLLKLDPAPDSSLYHYVAVAAFNIGEWSFARKYWRVARELDPKSEVPRFYLNQLVEAESSLQRLPSISYHYQLPFEEQLLQLDQQQRRSIPEQIKQNPLIRSSFFWALNHGDRETKLQVLQVFEWIRDGEVEEVLRGFLLKENEDDDLKRIALYILREIGIKEPCRARLDGREVMIQPYQLAQELPHWLQAWRQVLDRCLGRMAGEYDQTQMNDAEIIWAEFLRQNQPNLPVIRKVEGWVAALEYVVAKLHGLPLTYQGVARKYDVSSSTVGRNVRMLEEVCKVYRNNTH from the coding sequence ATGAAACGAATGCAAGCGGATAATCGAAAACAGGAACAAGGACATAAAGTGATCCGTCTGCGTATGGATGCGGGCTTCTTCTTTGAACGGGCAGTCCGCTCCCTGGATCGACATCGCTATGACAAGGCGCTGAAGTATTTTCGATTAGCGGCGGAAAAAGAACCGGATAATCCAGTCAACCAGTGCAATTTGGCGGGAATATTATCGGAGATGGGACGTTTTGAGGAGTCCAACGAAGTGTTGGAGCGAATATTGCAAGAGGTAGACTCCCATCTACACGAATGCTACTTCTACATGGCCAACAACTATGCCAATATGGATGATTTTGAGAAGGCGGAAGAGCACTGCCTGCGCTATTTGGAAGAAGAGCCTGAAGGGGAATTCAGCCAAGAAGCGGAGGAAATGTTGGAGATGTTGGCTTTTGAATTGGGAAGACAACCGCGACGCCCACGAGTGCAACCGCGGAACCGCCTGCTGCGAAAGCATGAGGAAGCGCGGGAGTGTATGGAGGCCGGTCACTTTTTACGGGCGACCCGCATCCTGGAGAAACTGGTAGAGGAAGCGCCTGATTTTTTGGCGGCGATGAATAACCTGGCATTGTCCTATTATTATACTGGTGAACTGGATCGTGCAATGAAAACCATCCACCAGGTACTGCAAAAGGACTCCCACAATCTCCACGCTTTGTGTAATCTGGCTGTTCTGAGTCAATATCAAGGGCAGGTGGAACAGCGGGATCGTTTGGTGGGCATGTTGAAAAAATGGGCTCCGTTCCATTTGGAGCAAATGATGAAATTGGCGACCACCATGGGTGTTCTCGGTGAACATCAAGAAGCGTATCGTCTGTTTAGGCATCTGTTGAAACTGGATCCCGCGCCGGACTCCAGCTTATATCACTATGTTGCCGTTGCCGCCTTTAACATCGGCGAATGGAGCTTCGCCCGAAAATACTGGCGCGTAGCCCGTGAGCTCGACCCGAAATCGGAGGTGCCTCGCTTCTACCTCAACCAATTGGTGGAGGCGGAAAGCTCTCTTCAGCGCCTGCCGTCGATCAGTTATCATTATCAACTGCCCTTTGAGGAACAGTTGTTGCAATTGGATCAACAACAACGGCGGTCCATTCCGGAGCAGATCAAGCAAAATCCTCTGATTCGCTCATCCTTCTTTTGGGCATTAAATCACGGGGATCGCGAAACAAAATTACAAGTGCTACAAGTATTTGAATGGATTCGCGATGGTGAAGTGGAAGAGGTTTTGCGCGGCTTCTTGCTGAAGGAAAATGAAGATGATGACCTGAAGCGTATCGCCTTATATATCCTTCGTGAAATCGGCATAAAGGAGCCGTGCCGTGCTCGCTTGGATGGCCGAGAAGTGATGATTCAGCCCTACCAGCTGGCACAGGAATTGCCGCACTGGCTCCAGGCGTGGCGACAGGTACTGGATCGTTGTCTGGGAAGAATGGCCGGGGAGTATGATCAGACACAGATGAATGACGCCGAGATCATTTGGGCTGAATTCTTGCGCCAAAACCAACCCAACCTACCTGTGATTCGCAAAGTGGAGGGATGGGTTGCCGCCTTGGAATATGTGGTAGCCAAGCTACACGGTCTTCCGCTCACCTACCAAGGGGTCGCCCGCAAGTACGATGTTTCCTCTTCCACCGTCGGACGAAACGTACGCATGTTGGAAGAGGTTTGCAAGGTGTATCGTAACAACACACACTAG
- the hisIE gene encoding bifunctional phosphoribosyl-AMP cyclohydrolase/phosphoribosyl-ATP diphosphatase HisIE, translated as MSLSFDPAQVRFDVDGLVPAIVQDAVSKEVLTLAYMNKASLNKTLETGETWFWSRSRQELWHKGATSGNTQRIVSIACDCDGDALVVRVIPAGPACHTGAYSCFKPAQTDSGDRFAILNTLEAVIAQRETERPTDSYTTSLFTGGVDRILKKVGEEATEVVIAAKNRSADELRWESADLLFHWLVLLREQGLSLDEILQELAQRHGPKG; from the coding sequence ATGAGCCTTTCCTTTGATCCGGCTCAGGTACGGTTTGACGTCGACGGTTTGGTGCCTGCCATCGTCCAGGATGCGGTCAGCAAAGAAGTGCTCACATTGGCCTATATGAACAAAGCATCGCTAAACAAAACGCTAGAGACGGGAGAAACCTGGTTTTGGAGCCGCTCCCGCCAAGAGTTGTGGCATAAGGGGGCAACATCGGGCAACACCCAGCGTATCGTTTCCATCGCTTGCGATTGTGACGGGGATGCATTGGTAGTGCGGGTGATTCCCGCTGGCCCCGCCTGTCATACCGGCGCTTATTCCTGTTTTAAACCGGCGCAAACCGATAGCGGTGATCGCTTCGCCATCTTAAATACCCTGGAAGCGGTGATTGCACAGCGAGAAACGGAGCGACCCACCGATTCGTATACCACATCCCTGTTTACTGGTGGAGTGGACCGCATCCTGAAAAAAGTGGGTGAAGAAGCGACAGAAGTGGTAATCGCAGCAAAAAACCGTTCTGCGGACGAGCTGCGTTGGGAAAGTGCCGATCTTCTGTTTCACTGGTTGGTGCTACTACGGGAGCAGGGCTTGTCTCTGGATGAGATTCTGCAGGAATTGGCACAGAGACATGGTCCGAAGGGGTAA
- the hisF gene encoding imidazole glycerol phosphate synthase subunit HisF produces MISKRIIPCLDVKDGRVVKGVSFVNLRDAGDPVELAARYDEQGADELVFLDISASHEGRKTMVEVVKQAAGTLSIPFTVGGGISSVDDMFRLLRAGADKISINTAALLNPDLIEEGARRFGSQCIVVAIDARFDLDGERWEVLSHGGRNQTGRDAVEWAQEAVERGAGEILLTSMDQDGQKSGFDLHLTQAVAAEVRVPVIASGGAGAVEHFAEVFRETPAAAALAASVFHYREIPLPQLKAYLKEKGVHVR; encoded by the coding sequence ATGATTTCCAAACGGATTATTCCTTGCCTGGATGTAAAGGACGGCCGTGTGGTAAAAGGCGTTTCCTTCGTTAATCTCAGGGATGCCGGTGACCCAGTGGAACTGGCCGCTCGGTACGATGAACAGGGAGCGGATGAGTTGGTGTTTCTGGACATATCCGCCTCTCATGAAGGGCGAAAAACAATGGTGGAAGTGGTCAAACAAGCTGCGGGAACATTGAGCATCCCCTTTACCGTCGGTGGAGGAATCAGCTCGGTCGACGATATGTTTCGCCTGTTACGGGCCGGTGCAGACAAAATCTCCATCAATACCGCCGCTCTGCTCAATCCCGACCTGATTGAGGAAGGAGCCCGCCGCTTCGGCAGCCAATGTATCGTCGTCGCCATCGATGCCCGCTTCGATCTCGATGGGGAGAGGTGGGAAGTGCTTAGCCACGGCGGCCGTAACCAGACAGGACGAGATGCGGTGGAATGGGCCCAGGAAGCCGTCGAGAGGGGGGCCGGGGAGATTTTGCTGACCAGCATGGATCAAGATGGGCAAAAGTCGGGCTTTGACCTCCACTTGACGCAGGCGGTGGCAGCAGAAGTACGGGTTCCGGTAATCGCTTCCGGCGGCGCAGGGGCTGTCGAGCACTTTGCGGAAGTATTCAGGGAGACCCCGGCCGCCGCTGCTTTAGCCGCATCCGTTTTCCATTATCGTGAGATCCCCTTGCCGCAGTTGAAGGCTTACTTAAAAGAGAAAGGGGTGCATGTCCGATGA